A genomic segment from Bradysia coprophila strain Holo2 chromosome III, BU_Bcop_v1, whole genome shotgun sequence encodes:
- the LOC119079718 gene encoding GATOR complex protein Iml1 isoform X7: protein MSVNSTLKLYKLYTHMKHFCSEDLILNPKEHPNAKLGDVVEIYQHPEEENGCRLLLQITCFKEDLKGRDIISVEANVAASFNLRTYDTMIMNIVDPASVALDSVEITFKDQYMGRSEMWRLKSFLTNTCVYTNKKIEHCSGLIRCQVYEMWAQGERVSCGVINEDTKVVFRSSTSMVYLFIQMSSEMWDFDIHGDLYFEKAVNGFLTDLFLKWKKLGSNHEVTIVLFSRTFYAAKSLDEFPAYMRECLQMDYKGRYYEDFYRVAIQNERNDDWSSILVQLRRLFTSYQNTVLRYHDRSGSTVPATNSTAAQGNFLEVLNISLNVFEKHYLDRSFDRTGQLSVVITPGVGVFEVDRELTNITKQRIIDNGVGSDLVCVGEQPLHAVPLLKFHNKDSLLNTGDDYSMPHWINLSFYSTNKKVAYSTFIPRIKLPPLNPNQSCDENKENKKFKLSDDTQQPEYIHNSLFDYDAYDAQIFTIPSSHGCSLQRQSRTKKTSVPCLDGYGTCTSREWENMIRPQPVMRRKMSDPDIHHGNFHVLSNLSHNGSPNISESMSTLEKQGLKNVLNQSGSIVRPGRALINPFAPSHVTIKLTSNRRRWTHIFPKGPTGVLIQQHHYQAVPTSNGISNKKFADLDSSDFDHTSTCTIGGNIDVASSVLTDASILGRRKGSSLHSAAGPLVSVEPSKSLTLLWGATGEQEWTPALTTAGKIIIGVDWKSLTIPACLPITTDYFPDKRSLHNDYVVSDYTLLPEGVYDEYAQNRAVYRKPLSTEDVFKELISQRLAQGFQLIVVPDKSATSPPQACPACCGGLLHKHQAHNTLQKSSILNVQSTNKGIKEYLLSIGRIFHKITLNDSEITVTRYRPRHPYPPINIDYRYRFQAPQHDTYEVSGVNFTTEKLENFNWNYMDQYICTRGDTDYPLQENLKYWRHRMYLLPKEHPAYKKILETGSSSTYCDIFVENSIETPKQIIDDFKNFLESYLNKIKKLHCPKMTKHASNDMLFTPIRSGTKTMEKGPGRVSPAEAAGLLANADNHANNNPSTLPAASDEKEDSFLNELKISPTASLTEILDAMKSPVNGINFLAKSQSLPSWTFVLMDAITWLQNRIDGKVNPLEILESMKKADMICHASGDKTKIVIPGFYMYYIVMQDKKSPEYVPPIYDTESFENEWMEVEINNPDNPYDTTVDNTECGVPKFLRENVDVNFFDGPIYKHAHLDIDVTQKSERTEWGHLRYHTKMTPGYAYEIVAQWLIASGPVVNHLINTWKRKANQSGFQLISIPADPLAEPFTDKSDPLRGPIFVPLNIHCLEKEGNTLFKEFKKETWPDRLLLLQEAIVARFGFMPCYAETKTGSNQGTLDRQYIHCSGNMFILVASPHEGLKVRQRLASGSQMKRPTFIKRCPPSADSPSTGMDTYVTRHVNVKNKEEFDVPRKIGFLWSWNHMIANKHWKMLTMSNTPDCELFQLRMLQDFKDFCSNQNDRLVNFWEDCWIQKEKTFTKDLVC from the exons ATGTCTGTGAACTCAACATTAAAGTTGTACAAACTCTACACGCATATGAAGCATTTCTGTT CCGAAGATTTAATCCTGAATCCCAAAGAACATCCGAATGCCAAATTAGGCGATGTGGTCGAAATCTACCAGCATCCCGAGGAAGAAAATGGTTGCAGACTGCTCCTGCAAATAACATGTTTCAAGGAAGACCTGAAAGGTCGAG ACATTATAAGTGTCGAAGCAAACGTAGCAGCATCCTTCAATCTACGTACTTATGACACTATGATCATGAACATCGTTGATCCAGCATCGGTAGCATTAGATTCGGTTGAAATAACTTTCAAGGACCAGTACATGGGGCGATCGGAAATGTGGCGATTAAAGTCGTTTTTA ACCAATACCTGCGTGTACACGAACAAAAAGATCGAACATTGTTCCGGATTGATTCGATGCCAAGTGTACGAGATGTGGGCACAAGGCGAGAGAGTATCTTGCGGTGTGATCAATGAGGACACAAAGGTAGTGTTCCGCAGCAGTACGTCAATGGTGTATCTGTTCATTCAGATGTCGTCGGAAATGTGGGACTTTGATATTCATGGCGATCTGTACTTTGAGAAAGCTGTAAATGGCTTTCTTACCGACTTGTTCTTGAAATGGAAGAAATTGG GAAGCAATCACGAGGTCACAATCGTTCTATTTTCGCGTACATTTTACGCTGCTAAAAGTCTGGACGAATTCCCCGCTTATATGCGCGAATGTTTGCAAATGGACTACAAAGGGCGATACTATGAGGACTTTTATCGGGTTGCAATTCAAAATGAGCGGAATGACGATTGGAGTTCAATATTGGTGCAGTTGCGTCGCCTTTTTACATCGTACCAGAACACTGTTCTGCGTTATCATGATCGCTCTGGTAGCACCGTTCCAGCAACCAATTCAACTGCAGCTCAGGGCAACTTCTTAGAAGTTTTGAACATTTCGTTGAACGTTTTCGAGAAACATTATCTAGATAGAAGTTTCGATCGAACGGGACAGCTATCTGTGGTTATAACGCCTGGCGTTGGTGTTTTCGAAGTAGACAGAGAATTGACTAATATAACTAAGCAACGA ATAATTGATAATGGAGTCGGAAGTGATTTAGTTTGTGTGGGAGAACAGCCATTGCATGCGGTGCCTCTGTTAAAGTTCCACAACAAGGACTCATTGCTGAACACTGGCGATGATTACTCAATGCCGCATTGGATTAATTTGAGCTTCTACTCAACCAACAAGAAAGTGGCCTATTCCACATTTATTCCCAGGATCAAATTGCCGCCATTGAATCCGAATCAAAGCTGTGATGAAAATAAG gaaaacaaaaaatttaagctAAGCGATGACACGCAACAGCCAGAATATATTCATAATTCACTGTTCGATTATGACGCATACGATGCGCAAATATTCACAATTCCATCGTCACATGGGTG TTCACTACAACGCCAGTCCCGCACGAAGAAGACATCAGTGCCTTGCCTGGATGGGTACGGGACGTGTACTTCCAGAGAATGGGAAAATATGATTCGTCCACAGCCGGTTATGCGACGAAAAATGTCTGACCCTGATATTCATCACGGGAACTTTCATGttctttcaaattta TCGCACAATGGTTCACCAAATATATCGGAATCAATGTCCACGTTAGAGAAACAGGGTTTAAAAAACGTCCTGAATCAAAGTGGCTCGATTGTTCGGCCCGGTAGAGCCCTAATTAATCCATTTGCACCATCGCATGTCACGATTAA GCTAACGTCTAACCGTCGCCGATGGACACACATTTTCCCGAAAGGACCAACAGGTGTGTTAATTCAACAGCATCATTATCAGGCTGTTCCAACATCAAATGGTATTTCGAATAAGAAATTTGCCGACTTGGATTCGTCGGATTTTGATCATACATCGACGTGTACTATCGGTGGAAATATTGACGTTGCCAGTAGCGTTTTGACTGATG CATCGATTTTAGGAAGACGTAAGGGTTCTTCACTGCACTCAGCCGCTGGACCTCTTGTATCAGTTGAACCTTCAAAAAGTTTAACCCTTCTGTGGGGAGCTACCGGAGAGCAG GAATGGACGCCAGCGTTAACCACTG CTGGAAAGATTATCATAG gTGTTGATTGGAAATCGCTTACTATTCCCGCTTGTCTACCGATAACAACCGACTATTTTCCGGATAAACGATCTTTGCACAATGACTACGTCGTTTCCGATTACACATTGCTACCGGAAGGAGTATACGATGAGTACGCTCAAAACCGAGCTGTTTATAGAAAGCCATTATCAACGGAAGATGTTTTCAAGGAATTAATATCGCAACGTTTAGCGCAG GGATTCCAACTGATTGTCGTTCCTGATAAGTCTGCAACAAGTCCGCCGCAGGCTTGCCCGGCATGTTGCGGAGGCTTGCTTCATAAACATCAAGCACATAACACCTTACAAAAATCGTCTATTTTGAATGTACAGTCCACAAATAAGGGGATTAAAGAGTACTTACTGTCCATTGGGCggattttccataaaattacGCTAAATGATTCTGAAATTACGGTCACTCGGTATCGACCAAG ACATCCTTATCCACCTATCAACATTGATTACCGATACCGATTTCAAGCTCCGCAACACGACACGTACGAGGTGTCAGGTGTTAActttacaacagaaaaattagaaaattttaactggAACTACATGGATCAATATATTTGCACCAGAGGAGACACAGATTATCCATTGCAAGAG AATCTAAAGTATTGGCGCCATCGTATGTACTTACTTCCGAAAGAACATCCAGCatataagaaaatattggagACGGGCTCTTCGTCGACCTATTGCGATATTTTCGTGGAGAATTCAATCGAAACACCTAAGCAAATAATCgacgatttcaaaaatttcttggaatcgtatctgaataaaataaagaaattgcaCTGCCCTAAAATGACCAAG CATGCGTCCAACGATATGCTTTTCACACCAATAAG ATCTGGAACGAAAACGATGGAAAAAGGTCCTGGTCGCGTATCGCCAGCTGAAGCAGCTGGATTGTTGGCCAATGCAGATAATCATGCGAACAACAACCCCTCTACTCTCCCAGCCGCAAGTGATGAAAAAGAAGATTC ATTCCTGAACGAACTGAAAATTAGTCCCACCGCATCGTTGACCGAAATTCTTGATGCAATGAAAAGTCCCGTTAATGGTATCAATTTCTTAGCCAAGTCACAAAGTCTGCCGTCCTGGACGTTTGTTTTGATGGATGCCATTACATGGCTACAAAATCGAATCGATGGGAAAGTCAATCCTCTCGAAATTTTGGAATCAatgaaaaa AGCTGACATGATATGCCATGCGTCTggtgataaaacaaaaattgtgatACCTGGCTTCTACATGTACTACATCGTTATGCAGGACAAAAAGTCTCCTGAGTATGTTCCACCCATTTACGATACCGAAAGTTTTGAAAACGAATGGATGGAAGTAGAAATTAACAATCCCGACAATCCATACGATACAACGGTTGACAATACTGAGTGTGGTGTGCCAAAGTTTCTACGTGAGAATGTTGATGTGAATTTCTTCGATGGTCCAATCTACAAGCACGCCCATCTGGATATCGATGTTACGCAAAAAAGTGAGCGTACTGAGTGGGGTCATTTAAGGTATCACACTAAAATGACTCCAGGCTACGCCTACGAAATTGTCGCACAATGGCTCATTGCCTCTGGGCCCGTTGTGAATCATTTGATAAACACATGGAAACGGAAAGCAAATCAATCCGGATTCCAGTTGATTTCGATACCGGCAGATCCGCTTGCCGAACCGTTCACTGACAAATCGGATCCGTTGAGGGGACcaatttttgttccattgaACATACACTGTTTGGAAAAGGAAGGCAACACATTGTTCAAAGAATTCAAGAAAGAAACGTGGCCGGATCGTTTGTTACTGTTACAAGAAGCTATTGTTGCGCGTTTCGGTTTTATGCCATGCTATGCGGAAACTAAAACTGGCTCGAATCAGGGAACGTTAGACCGGCAATATATACACTGTTCAGGCAATATGTTCATTTTGGTTGCATCTCCACATGAAGGCTTGAAAGTGCGACAACGGCTTGCTTCAGGTAGTCAAATGAAGCGACCTACATTCATCAAAAG aTGTCCTCCATCGGCCGATTCACCATCAACCGGAATGGATACGTACGTAACGCGACATGTCAACGTGAAGAACAAGGAAGAGTTTGACGTTCCACGGAAG ATCGGATTTCTTTGGTCGTGGAACCATATGATCGCCAACAAACACTGGAAAATGTTAACAATGTCGAACACTCCAGACTGTGAGTTGTTTCAACTGCGAATGTTGCaagatttcaaagatttttgcTCCAATCAAAATGATCgtcttgtcaatttttggGAGGATTGTTGGATTCAAAAAGAGAAAACATTTACCAAAGATCTAGTCTGTTAA
- the LOC119079718 gene encoding GATOR complex protein Iml1 isoform X3 — MSVNSTLKLYKLYTHMKHFCSEDLILNPKEHPNAKLGDVVEIYQHPEEENGCRLLLQITCFKEDLKGRDIISVEANVAASFNLRTYDTMIMNIVDPASVALDSVEITFKDQYMGRSEMWRLKSFLTNTCVYTNKKIEHCSGLIRCQVYEMWAQGERVSCGVINEDTKVVFRSSTSMVYLFIQMSSEMWDFDIHGDLYFEKAVNGFLTDLFLKWKKLGSNHEVTIVLFSRTFYAAKSLDEFPAYMRECLQMDYKGRYYEDFYRVAIQNERNDDWSSILVQLRRLFTSYQNTVLRYHDRSGSTVPATNSTAAQGNFLEVLNISLNVFEKHYLDRSFDRTGQLSVVITPGVGVFEVDRELTNITKQRIIDNGVGSDLVCVGEQPLHAVPLLKFHNKDSLLNTGDDYSMPHWINLSFYSTNKKVAYSTFIPRIKLPPLNPNQSCDENKENKKFKLSDDTQQPEYIHNSLFDYDAYDAQIFTIPSSHGCSLQRQSRTKKTSVPCLDGYGTCTSREWENMIRPQPVMRRKMSDPDIHHGNFHVLSNLSHNGSPNISESMSTLEKQGLKNVLNQSGSIVRPGRALINPFAPSHVTIKLTSNRRRWTHIFPKGPTGVLIQQHHYQAVPTSNGISNKKFADLDSSDFDHTSTCTIGGNIDVASSVLTDASILGRRKGSSLHSAAGPLVSVEPSKSLTLLWGATGEQEWTPALTTGVDWKSLTIPACLPITTDYFPDKRSLHNDYVVSDYTLLPEGVYDEYAQNRAVYRKPLSTEDVFKELISQRLAQGFQLIVVPDKSATSPPQACPACCGGLLHKHQAHNTLQKSSILNVQSTNKGIKEYLLSIGRIFHKITLNDSEITVTRYRPRHPYPPINIDYRYRFQAPQHDTYEVSGVNFTTEKLENFNWNYMDQYICTRGDTDYPLQENLKYWRHRMYLLPKEHPAYKKILETGSSSTYCDIFVENSIETPKQIIDDFKNFLESYLNKIKKLHCPKMTKGSPTAQQQQSHLTGRRHSTSILSRPQGLLNSPFRERLGSNIQSDMRPRSGTKTMEKGPGRVSPAEAAGLLANADNHANNNPSTLPAASDEKEDSFLNELKISPTASLTEILDAMKSPVNGINFLAKSQSLPSWTFVLMDAITWLQNRIDGKVNPLEILESMKKADMICHASGDKTKIVIPGFYMYYIVMQDKKSPEYVPPIYDTESFENEWMEVEINNPDNPYDTTVDNTECGVPKFLRENVDVNFFDGPIYKHAHLDIDVTQKSERTEWGHLRYHTKMTPGYAYEIVAQWLIASGPVVNHLINTWKRKANQSGFQLISIPADPLAEPFTDKSDPLRGPIFVPLNIHCLEKEGNTLFKEFKKETWPDRLLLLQEAIVARFGFMPCYAETKTGSNQGTLDRQYIHCSGNMFILVASPHEGLKVRQRLASGSQMKRPTFIKRCPPSADSPSTGMDTYVTRHVNVKNKEEFDVPRKIGFLWSWNHMIANKHWKMLTMSNTPDCELFQLRMLQDFKDFCSNQNDRLVNFWEDCWIQKEKTFTKDLVC, encoded by the exons ATGTCTGTGAACTCAACATTAAAGTTGTACAAACTCTACACGCATATGAAGCATTTCTGTT CCGAAGATTTAATCCTGAATCCCAAAGAACATCCGAATGCCAAATTAGGCGATGTGGTCGAAATCTACCAGCATCCCGAGGAAGAAAATGGTTGCAGACTGCTCCTGCAAATAACATGTTTCAAGGAAGACCTGAAAGGTCGAG ACATTATAAGTGTCGAAGCAAACGTAGCAGCATCCTTCAATCTACGTACTTATGACACTATGATCATGAACATCGTTGATCCAGCATCGGTAGCATTAGATTCGGTTGAAATAACTTTCAAGGACCAGTACATGGGGCGATCGGAAATGTGGCGATTAAAGTCGTTTTTA ACCAATACCTGCGTGTACACGAACAAAAAGATCGAACATTGTTCCGGATTGATTCGATGCCAAGTGTACGAGATGTGGGCACAAGGCGAGAGAGTATCTTGCGGTGTGATCAATGAGGACACAAAGGTAGTGTTCCGCAGCAGTACGTCAATGGTGTATCTGTTCATTCAGATGTCGTCGGAAATGTGGGACTTTGATATTCATGGCGATCTGTACTTTGAGAAAGCTGTAAATGGCTTTCTTACCGACTTGTTCTTGAAATGGAAGAAATTGG GAAGCAATCACGAGGTCACAATCGTTCTATTTTCGCGTACATTTTACGCTGCTAAAAGTCTGGACGAATTCCCCGCTTATATGCGCGAATGTTTGCAAATGGACTACAAAGGGCGATACTATGAGGACTTTTATCGGGTTGCAATTCAAAATGAGCGGAATGACGATTGGAGTTCAATATTGGTGCAGTTGCGTCGCCTTTTTACATCGTACCAGAACACTGTTCTGCGTTATCATGATCGCTCTGGTAGCACCGTTCCAGCAACCAATTCAACTGCAGCTCAGGGCAACTTCTTAGAAGTTTTGAACATTTCGTTGAACGTTTTCGAGAAACATTATCTAGATAGAAGTTTCGATCGAACGGGACAGCTATCTGTGGTTATAACGCCTGGCGTTGGTGTTTTCGAAGTAGACAGAGAATTGACTAATATAACTAAGCAACGA ATAATTGATAATGGAGTCGGAAGTGATTTAGTTTGTGTGGGAGAACAGCCATTGCATGCGGTGCCTCTGTTAAAGTTCCACAACAAGGACTCATTGCTGAACACTGGCGATGATTACTCAATGCCGCATTGGATTAATTTGAGCTTCTACTCAACCAACAAGAAAGTGGCCTATTCCACATTTATTCCCAGGATCAAATTGCCGCCATTGAATCCGAATCAAAGCTGTGATGAAAATAAG gaaaacaaaaaatttaagctAAGCGATGACACGCAACAGCCAGAATATATTCATAATTCACTGTTCGATTATGACGCATACGATGCGCAAATATTCACAATTCCATCGTCACATGGGTG TTCACTACAACGCCAGTCCCGCACGAAGAAGACATCAGTGCCTTGCCTGGATGGGTACGGGACGTGTACTTCCAGAGAATGGGAAAATATGATTCGTCCACAGCCGGTTATGCGACGAAAAATGTCTGACCCTGATATTCATCACGGGAACTTTCATGttctttcaaattta TCGCACAATGGTTCACCAAATATATCGGAATCAATGTCCACGTTAGAGAAACAGGGTTTAAAAAACGTCCTGAATCAAAGTGGCTCGATTGTTCGGCCCGGTAGAGCCCTAATTAATCCATTTGCACCATCGCATGTCACGATTAA GCTAACGTCTAACCGTCGCCGATGGACACACATTTTCCCGAAAGGACCAACAGGTGTGTTAATTCAACAGCATCATTATCAGGCTGTTCCAACATCAAATGGTATTTCGAATAAGAAATTTGCCGACTTGGATTCGTCGGATTTTGATCATACATCGACGTGTACTATCGGTGGAAATATTGACGTTGCCAGTAGCGTTTTGACTGATG CATCGATTTTAGGAAGACGTAAGGGTTCTTCACTGCACTCAGCCGCTGGACCTCTTGTATCAGTTGAACCTTCAAAAAGTTTAACCCTTCTGTGGGGAGCTACCGGAGAGCAG GAATGGACGCCAGCGTTAACCACTG gTGTTGATTGGAAATCGCTTACTATTCCCGCTTGTCTACCGATAACAACCGACTATTTTCCGGATAAACGATCTTTGCACAATGACTACGTCGTTTCCGATTACACATTGCTACCGGAAGGAGTATACGATGAGTACGCTCAAAACCGAGCTGTTTATAGAAAGCCATTATCAACGGAAGATGTTTTCAAGGAATTAATATCGCAACGTTTAGCGCAG GGATTCCAACTGATTGTCGTTCCTGATAAGTCTGCAACAAGTCCGCCGCAGGCTTGCCCGGCATGTTGCGGAGGCTTGCTTCATAAACATCAAGCACATAACACCTTACAAAAATCGTCTATTTTGAATGTACAGTCCACAAATAAGGGGATTAAAGAGTACTTACTGTCCATTGGGCggattttccataaaattacGCTAAATGATTCTGAAATTACGGTCACTCGGTATCGACCAAG ACATCCTTATCCACCTATCAACATTGATTACCGATACCGATTTCAAGCTCCGCAACACGACACGTACGAGGTGTCAGGTGTTAActttacaacagaaaaattagaaaattttaactggAACTACATGGATCAATATATTTGCACCAGAGGAGACACAGATTATCCATTGCAAGAG AATCTAAAGTATTGGCGCCATCGTATGTACTTACTTCCGAAAGAACATCCAGCatataagaaaatattggagACGGGCTCTTCGTCGACCTATTGCGATATTTTCGTGGAGAATTCAATCGAAACACCTAAGCAAATAATCgacgatttcaaaaatttcttggaatcgtatctgaataaaataaagaaattgcaCTGCCCTAAAATGACCAAG GGTAGCCCAACAgcccaacaacaacaaagccATCTAACTGGACGACGACACTCTACCAGCATTTTATCGAGACCACAG GGCTTGTTAAATTCACCGTTTCGAGAAAGACTTGGCAGCAACATTCAATCCGATATGAGACCCAG ATCTGGAACGAAAACGATGGAAAAAGGTCCTGGTCGCGTATCGCCAGCTGAAGCAGCTGGATTGTTGGCCAATGCAGATAATCATGCGAACAACAACCCCTCTACTCTCCCAGCCGCAAGTGATGAAAAAGAAGATTC ATTCCTGAACGAACTGAAAATTAGTCCCACCGCATCGTTGACCGAAATTCTTGATGCAATGAAAAGTCCCGTTAATGGTATCAATTTCTTAGCCAAGTCACAAAGTCTGCCGTCCTGGACGTTTGTTTTGATGGATGCCATTACATGGCTACAAAATCGAATCGATGGGAAAGTCAATCCTCTCGAAATTTTGGAATCAatgaaaaa AGCTGACATGATATGCCATGCGTCTggtgataaaacaaaaattgtgatACCTGGCTTCTACATGTACTACATCGTTATGCAGGACAAAAAGTCTCCTGAGTATGTTCCACCCATTTACGATACCGAAAGTTTTGAAAACGAATGGATGGAAGTAGAAATTAACAATCCCGACAATCCATACGATACAACGGTTGACAATACTGAGTGTGGTGTGCCAAAGTTTCTACGTGAGAATGTTGATGTGAATTTCTTCGATGGTCCAATCTACAAGCACGCCCATCTGGATATCGATGTTACGCAAAAAAGTGAGCGTACTGAGTGGGGTCATTTAAGGTATCACACTAAAATGACTCCAGGCTACGCCTACGAAATTGTCGCACAATGGCTCATTGCCTCTGGGCCCGTTGTGAATCATTTGATAAACACATGGAAACGGAAAGCAAATCAATCCGGATTCCAGTTGATTTCGATACCGGCAGATCCGCTTGCCGAACCGTTCACTGACAAATCGGATCCGTTGAGGGGACcaatttttgttccattgaACATACACTGTTTGGAAAAGGAAGGCAACACATTGTTCAAAGAATTCAAGAAAGAAACGTGGCCGGATCGTTTGTTACTGTTACAAGAAGCTATTGTTGCGCGTTTCGGTTTTATGCCATGCTATGCGGAAACTAAAACTGGCTCGAATCAGGGAACGTTAGACCGGCAATATATACACTGTTCAGGCAATATGTTCATTTTGGTTGCATCTCCACATGAAGGCTTGAAAGTGCGACAACGGCTTGCTTCAGGTAGTCAAATGAAGCGACCTACATTCATCAAAAG aTGTCCTCCATCGGCCGATTCACCATCAACCGGAATGGATACGTACGTAACGCGACATGTCAACGTGAAGAACAAGGAAGAGTTTGACGTTCCACGGAAG ATCGGATTTCTTTGGTCGTGGAACCATATGATCGCCAACAAACACTGGAAAATGTTAACAATGTCGAACACTCCAGACTGTGAGTTGTTTCAACTGCGAATGTTGCaagatttcaaagatttttgcTCCAATCAAAATGATCgtcttgtcaatttttggGAGGATTGTTGGATTCAAAAAGAGAAAACATTTACCAAAGATCTAGTCTGTTAA